A portion of the Hypomesus transpacificus isolate Combined female unplaced genomic scaffold, fHypTra1 scaffold_159, whole genome shotgun sequence genome contains these proteins:
- the LOC124488960 gene encoding apoptosis-associated speck-like protein containing a CARD, translating to MAQNYQEHILKALEQLGEKGLKKFKWFLQQEILDGFDPILKNNLEKADEADTVDQMVETYTLEGAVKITGEILTKMKRNDLAKRLGW from the exons ATGGCCCAAAATTATCAAGAACATATTTTGAAAGCTCTGGAGCAGCTAGGGGAAAAGGGGCTGAAGAAGTTTAAGTGGTTCTTGCAGCAGGAAATTCTGGATGGGTTTGATCCCATCTTAAAGAACAATTTGGAGAAAGCTGACGAAGCAGACACAGTGGATCAGATGGTGGAGACATACACACTTGAAGGAGCTGTGAAGATCACTGGGGAGATCCTGACAAAGATGAAGCGGAATGATCTTGCTAAGAGACTCGG GTGGTGA